The uncultured Mailhella sp. genome segment GGCGCCCTGCACGTCGGGATATTGCTGGAGTCGCAGGGCAATGACGGCTTCATGGGGACGCAGCACGGCGTCCTGCGCGTTTTTGGGCGCTTCCGTCAGGTTTTTGCTCGTTTTTTTCTGGGATTTGGCGGTCGCGGCGGGCGTCTTGTCGCGGGAAACCCAGATGACGTCGCCGGGTTTGACCACTTTTGTGGCGTCGCGCATCACCACGGCGGTGACGGATCCGGCCACGCGCTTGTTCGGCTTGCGCGCCCAGTTCATGGTGCGTACGCTCACGTAGCCGCGCTGCGTTTCGGAGAGCAGCACGTCCGCGCCGGACTTGTTTACGCTCGTCACGAGCGCGAGCGCCCAGCCGTCGTCGTCGAGATCGGAGAGCTTGAAGTCCTTTTTCTTGAGGAAGTCCGCATATTCGGAAGGTTCGAGATGCTTGACCGGTCCGAGCCATCCGTGACGCTTGGTGGCGTCTTCCAGACCGTGGCGCAGACCTTCGTTGGCGGCCTTCTGCTGCACGGGATCCATGGCGGTGTGTACGGTGAGGCCGAGCTCATACACGGCGTCTTCGCCGTAGATGCCGAAGTCGTAGCCGTTCTTCTTGCAGTTCTCTTCCGAGAACATTTCCACGAGCAGGCGGCGCACTTCTTCCATGTACCAGGCTCCGTCGGGATTGGACGAGGGCATGGCCTTGTATTCGAGCTTCTGGTTGATGGCTTCGTCGTACTGGGCGTCGCTTATCCAGCCGAGGTCGCGCAGGCGGCGCAGCACGTGACGCTGACGGTTCTGGGCGGCTTCGGGATTGCGATAGGGATTGTAGGCGGAAGGCGACTGGCCGAGACCGGCGATGAGCGCGGCTTCGGCAATGGTGAGATCTCTGGCGTTCTTGGCGAAGTACACGCGCGCGGCGGCTTCCACGCCGTAGGCGTTGTTGCCGAGGAATATCTGATTGATGTAGAGGGTGAGAATTTCGTCCTTGCTGAGCTGCTTTTCCAGACGGTAGGCGAGAATGGCTTCCTTGAGCTTGCGTTCGTAGCTCTTTTCCGGGGTGAGCATGAGGCGCTTGACCACCTGCTGCGTGATGGTGCTGCCGCCCTGCCTTGTGGAGCCGTGCTGGAAGTTGGCTATGGCCGCGCGCACGATGGCTTTGATGTCCACGCCGGGGTGATTGTAGAACTGATCGTCTTCCACGGCGAGGAAGGACATGGGCACGAACTTGGGAAGCTGGTCGAGCGTGACGAGAAAACGCCGTTCGTGGTAGAGCTGACCGATGAGACTGCCGTCGCGGGCGAGCACGGTGGTCACCAGCGGCGGACGGTAGTCGGCGATTTTGCTGAAGCTCGGCAGATCGTCGGACACCCACTGATACAGCATGTAGCCGCCTGCGGCCGCGCCCAGCGCGCCGAGCACGACAAGCGTGCCGAAAAGATAAAGTATGGTGCCGAAGAATCCGCGGCCCTTGCGGCGTTTTCTGCGGGATTTTCCGGGAGCGTCCAGAGAAAGCAGTTCGCTGTCGGAGTCGTCATCCGCCGCGGGTCTGGAAGATCTTCTGTTCCTGCCGGGGGCGGGCGTTCCGAAATCGAGCCTGTCGAGTCCGTTGTCGTTGTTCCAGTCTTTGTCGCTCATGGCAATAGGGAAAGTGAAGTGTCCGGGGAAAGCGTTCCGCCGGGGGGGGGGGGCGGAACGCCGTGACTGCGCGCTAGTTCTGGCCGAGCAGACGGGCCAGAGCTTCGTTGACCATGGCGGGATTCGCCTTGCCGCGCATTTCGCGCATGACCTGGCCGACGAAGAAGCTGACGAGCTTGGTCTTGCCGCCCTTGTAGGCTTCCACTTCGGCGGGATGGGCGTCGA includes the following:
- a CDS encoding PBP1A family penicillin-binding protein, which codes for MSDKDWNNDNGLDRLDFGTPAPGRNRRSSRPAADDDSDSELLSLDAPGKSRRKRRKGRGFFGTILYLFGTLVVLGALGAAAGGYMLYQWVSDDLPSFSKIADYRPPLVTTVLARDGSLIGQLYHERRFLVTLDQLPKFVPMSFLAVEDDQFYNHPGVDIKAIVRAAIANFQHGSTRQGGSTITQQVVKRLMLTPEKSYERKLKEAILAYRLEKQLSKDEILTLYINQIFLGNNAYGVEAAARVYFAKNARDLTIAEAALIAGLGQSPSAYNPYRNPEAAQNRQRHVLRRLRDLGWISDAQYDEAINQKLEYKAMPSSNPDGAWYMEEVRRLLVEMFSEENCKKNGYDFGIYGEDAVYELGLTVHTAMDPVQQKAANEGLRHGLEDATKRHGWLGPVKHLEPSEYADFLKKKDFKLSDLDDDGWALALVTSVNKSGADVLLSETQRGYVSVRTMNWARKPNKRVAGSVTAVVMRDATKVVKPGDVIWVSRDKTPAATAKSQKKTSKNLTEAPKNAQDAVLRPHEAVIALRLQQYPDVQGAMVSIEPQSGDVVAMVGGYSFGSSGSQFNRVTQAQRQPGSSFKPIVYSAALDNGFTPASMLLDAPIILIDKWTKKAWRPGNDDGKFNGPMPLYRALARSRNLCTVRVAQQMGVEHIIARAKALRLTPEFPATLSISLGAVAVSPLNLAQAYTAFANGGKVSSPRFITSIQGPWGNTIYESQPESVQAITPQNAYVMAKLLEGVVNFGTGGKARVLGRPLGGKTGTTNDENDAWFIGMTPYLVTATYIGYDQLQPMGRGETGSGAALPAYIYYAREALKAYPPDDFPKPDGIVFADADGMSMPFIEGTEPGTGYGLDALDGDVDPALVQQVEEQAQQGEDLLKDMF